One Dioscorea cayenensis subsp. rotundata cultivar TDr96_F1 chromosome 15, TDr96_F1_v2_PseudoChromosome.rev07_lg8_w22 25.fasta, whole genome shotgun sequence genomic region harbors:
- the LOC120277279 gene encoding calcineurin-binding protein 1 isoform X2: MGLLSTSRWAFEQGLLCSPNNWNCMEKLLEVLIAIGDEVACLSVADLILRHWPSHSRALHVKNTIEDMEPAPFAPRGIDKLEPKHARLKFSEKRKAEDDEVDGDTMLKKHKQNIEVELAGATWTALAGAVLGIIRLISGEVSVPGFAQDSGNEMTEQAACKQADVLSGDTNTENGNLDTRIREKCGRLTNINIELCLPASSKILADTSDGKGHVVSPVSTITSPNCNGFRKTGILNEKEICAEKEQHQERRSTRLERLRSRKSGKEDMEFANTKDLEKLVFQFLDPFILSRSETKNSKYTGILDNACPEMPAYSSVQEYNDVVQFISETSQNLGACHIGHLFLERVAHGNIPFQENFDKFLQLEKLIRHWGQDRTPLCSLFLAELCYDQGQSFADESKRLELYTDASYHLCKVIELVALDSSNDLFRPWSQVNNSMNNMAMGGTDQTGSLLNQQTINSNTSLSDQAQDGSMLIVKDSLSQEFSDQDCISINDDIFWVRFFWLSGHLSISGCVEKALSELGICLSLLRNIKKMKETSGVLLPHCRFVRILTIDRVLREINLLKLEAFARETTNKMMEKKMYKDCIELLAPLLLSTKDVFLDEMVGAPKEIERLVNVELSALDVLLLACEKVEPMDIHVYLTSFRRKLIVLCIAAGMVGPNALEKCKFFLPNVASAFDLDHRDAISKQWIQMVAEEMKKISRGASQVKNALDQLGTYDGFKDLVCVIGEIQSLILNVMCGAVKLILSQKAPNSSASKQMDQMEIWCLIDAAIAFCKLQHLDPSVPVKTQVDLIVAVHDLLAEYGLCCAGRDSAGKEGSFLKLAIKHLLALSMKLKSLNGRLESEANQKDVSVSQPDHEKTVVTESRLSPVLEIPAKRNEEIAPLNSDASKGLSEEQILTSEEQFNLNLDSKNDKGAQSDTALKQSDVPADVEELEKVELGIDNALDQSFLCLYGLNINPDSYGEDDLAIHKNTSHGDYQTKEQCADVFQYILPYAKDLSRAGLVKLRRVLRAIRKHFPQPPDEIMAENAIEKFLDDPNLCEDTLAELPRSGISREPILNILFADGRGPESFKTSLTASTQPYNEVYGNLYYLMAQAEETSATDKYPGFVLKKEGEEFVQVNANLFKYDLLYNPLRFESWQKLANIYDEEVDLLLNDGSKHINIMDWRKNSSLTQRVECGRRRSRRCLLMSLALAKTLDQQSQIHELLALVYYDNIQNVVPLYDQRSILPTKDATWMKFCQNSMKHFERAFALKPDWIHAFYLGKLCEKKGFASERALSYYSKAASLNSSALDPAYRMHASRLKLLYTQGKEDINIIQVVAAYAFSQSAKEAVLNMFKWSSQDPLHSASHEKDACLSDDQKNEEKKIEPHLLDEAWHMLYDDCLSALEICVEGELKHFHKARYKLAQGLYKRGEGTDLERAKDELSFCFKSSRSAFTINMWEIDGTAKKGRRKNPGLGGNKRVLEVSLSESSRKFITCIRKYILLYLNLLEKTGDLCTLERAYIYLRTDKRFSLCLGDIVPIALGKYIQLLSSIIRNAESHGSSDKIISHEQMLDRMFTTLMDHVHLWSDISNMPEVNCPDLSESNLCGYIHQYIHLLESDTRSDTLEAVHEKIRKRFKNPKLCSVNSAKICKHASLAWFRSILMKLVSITPLPDSEHVSDQVNDPENELLYADLEPDELLSSSVEGAHSKGIDMNWYEALSKIKNIQIRQASEENIEAASALMRCSYNFYRESSCGALPSGITLYLASSSKVPEGGIHQIRDGNLGMSVLDLSIPRKLLLWSYTLVHGRYSNISAVVKFCEDNAKSRLRRGIATYSVGQPASVTTGYNHPGGGRERNDRDEYGDSEDNPSSTPPSSSHQEEPMHASTSLGAIEPGKHFDTGPQLQKCSSSKSIENVQEECKGKPAD, from the exons ATGGGTTTATTGAGCACTTCACGATGGGCCTTCGAGCAAGGGCTTCTATGTAGCCCTAATAATT GGAACTGCATGGAAAAACTCTTGGAGGTACTCATTGCTATTGGGGATGAAGTTGCATGTCTTTCTGTAGCAGACCTGATACTAAGACATTGGCCATCACATTCTCGTGCTTTGCATGTCAAGAACACTATTGAAGACATGGAGCCAGCACCATTTGCACCTCGTGGGATTGACAAATTAGAGCCAAAGCATGCCAGACTTAAATTTTCTGAAAAGAGAAAAGCAGAAGATGATGAAGTAGATGGGGATACTATGCTGAAGAAGCATAAACAAAACATTGAGGTGGAGTTGGCTGGGGCAACCTGGACAGCTCTTGCAGGTGCAGTCCTGGGCATTATTCGTTTGATTAGTGGGGAGGTTTCTGTGCCTGGATTTGCACAGGATTCTGGTAATGAGATGACAGAACAAGCTGCATGCAAACAAGCAGATGTTCTTTCTGGTGACACTAACACAGAGAATGGAAACTTAGACACTAGAATTCGTGAAAAATGTGGAAGGCTCACAAACATTAACATAGAATTATGCTTACCTGCCAGTTCAAAAATCCTAGCTGACACATCAGATGGGAAAGGACATGTTGTGTCCCCGGTTAGCACAATCACCTCACCTAACTGTAATGGCTTTCGAAAAACAGGTAtattgaatgaaaaagaaatctgTGCAGAGAAGGAACAGCATCAAGAAAGGCGAAGTACACGTCTTGAACGGCTTAGAAGTCGAAAATCTGGGAAAGAAGACATGGAATTTGCAAATACAAAGGATCTTGAAAAACTTGTTTTCCAGTTTTTAGACCCATTTATTCTTAGTAGGTCAGAAACTAAGAACAGCAAATATACTGGTATCTTAGATAATGCTTGCCCTGAGATGCCTGCATACTCTTCTGTCCAGGAATACAATGATGTTGTGCAATTCATATCTGAGACTTCACAGAACCTTGGTGCTTGCCACATAGGTCATTTGTTTTTGGAGAGGGTTGCTCATGGAAATATCCCCTTCCAAGAGAATTTTGATAAGTTTCTGCAATTGGAGAAACTGATTAGGCACTGGGGACAGGACAGGACACCATTATGTAGTCTATTTCTTGCTGAACTATGTTATGACCAGGGACAATCATTTGCTGATGAATCAAAGCGATTAGAGTTATATACCGATGCTTCTTATCATCTCTGCAAAGTAATCGAATTGGTAGCTCTCGATTCTTCAAATGACTTGTTTAGACCATGGAGCCAAGTGAACAATTCAATGAACAACATGGCAATGGGTGGTACTGATCAAACAGGCTCTCTTCTAAATCAGCAAACTATAAATTCAAATACATCTTTGTCTGATCAAGCTCAGGATGGAAGCATGTTAATTGTTAAGGATTCCCTCTCTCAAGAGTTCAGTGATCAAGATTGTATTTCAATTAATGATGACATTTTCTGGGTCCGTTTCTTTTGGCTTAGTGGTCATCTATCTATTTCTGGCTGTGTGGAGAAAGCACTCAGTGAGCTCGGCATTTGCTTATCATTGTTGAGAAAcatcaagaaaatgaaagagacTTCAGGTGTTTTACTGCCCCATTGTAGGTTTGTGAGAATCCTTACTATAGACAGAGTACTTCGTGAAATTAACTTATTGAAACTAGAAGCATTTGCTAGAGAGACCACAAacaaaatgatggagaaaaaaatgtataaagaTTGCATTGAGCTGCTTGCCCCGCTTTTACTTTCCACAAAGGATGTTTTCCTTGATGAAATGGTTGGTGctccaaaagaaattgaaaggCTTGTAAATGTGGAGTTATCAGCATTAGATGTTCTCCTTTTGGCCTGTGAGAAGGTAGAACCAATGGATATCCATGTGTACCTGACCTCTTTTCGACGGAAATTGATTGTACTTTGTATTGCAGCTGGTATGGTAGGTCCTAATGCATTagaaaaatgtaaattttttttgccaAATGTGGCTTCGGCTTTTGATTTAGACCACAGAGACGCGATAAGCAAGCAATGGATACAGATGGTAGctgaagaaatgaaaaaaatatctcGAGGTGCTTCACAAGTAAAGAATGCTCTTGATCAGCTTGGTACTTAT GATGGCTTCAAAGACCTAGTGTGTGTGATTGGAGAAATTCAGTCTCTTATTCTGAATGTAATGTGTGGTGCTGTGAAATTGATTCTCAGCCAGAAAGCTCCTAATTCAAGCGCCTCAAAGCAAATGGATCAAATGGAGATCTGGTGCCTTATAGATGCAGCAATTGCTTTCTGCAAACTGCAACATCTTGATCCCTCTGTTCCTGTCAAAACTCAG GTTGATTTAATTGTGGCAGTTCATGATTTGCTTGCGGAGTATGGACTCTGCTGTGCTGGTAGAGACAGCGCGGGGAAGGAAGGTTCATTTCTGAAGCTGGCAATCAAGCATCTTCTGGCTCTCAGTATGAAACTAAAATCACTAAATGGTAGGTTAGAATCAGAGGCAAATCAAAAGGATGTATCAGTTTCTCAACCTGACCATGAGAAAACAGTTGTTACTGAATCAAGGCTAAGCCCTGTGTTGGAAATTCCTGCAAAGAGGAATGAGGAAATAGCACCTCTGAACAGTGATGCTTCTAAAGGTTTGAGTGAGGAACAAATTTTAACCTCTGAAGAACAGTTTAATTTAAATCTTGACAGTAAAAATGATAAGGGTGCTCAGTCTGATACTGCTTTAAAGCAGAGTGATGTTCCTGCTGATGTAGAAGAGCTAGAGAAGGTGGAATTGGGAATTGATAATGCTTTGGACCAGAGCTTTTTATGCTTATATGGACTTAATATCAATCCAGATTCCTATGGTGAAGATGACCTTGCCATACATAAAAACACTAGCCATGGAGATTATCAAACTAAGGAACAATGTGCTGATGTGTTCCAGTACATTTTACCATATGCAAAGGACCTATCA AGAGCTGGCTTGGTTAAATTAAGAAGAGTATTGAGGGCTATACGCAAACACTTTCCGCAACCACCTGATGAAATTATGGCTGAAAATGCAATTGAAAAATTCTTAGATGATCCTAATTTGTGTGAGGACACCCTTGCTGAATTACCTAGATCAGGTATAAGTCGGGAGCCCATCTTAAATATATTGTTTGCTGATGGAAGAGGGCCTGAATCATTCAAGACTTCATTAACTGCAAG CACTCAGCCATACAATGAGGTGTATGGTAACTTGTATTATCTTATGGCTCAAGCTGAGGAGACAAGTGCTACTGATAAATATCCTGGCTTTGTACTTAAGAAAGAAGGGGAAGAGTTTGTTCAAGTTAATGCTAatctttttaaatatgatttactGTACAATCCTCTGCGGTTTGAGAGTTGGCAGAAGCTTGCAAATATTTATGATGAG GAAGTGGACTTGTTACTGAATGATGGAAGTAAGCACATCAACATCATGGATTGGAGAAAGAATTCTTCCTTGACTCAGAGAGTTGAATGTGGTCGAAGACGAAGTCGCCGATGCTTACTTATGAGTCTGGCCCTTGCTAAGACTCTAGATCAACAG AGCCAAATACATGAATTGTTGGCTTTAGTATATTATGACAATATCCAAAATGTAGTGCCACTTTATGATCAAAGATCTATACTACCAACAAAGGATGCAACATGGATGAAATTTTGTCAAAACTCAATGAAGCACTTTGAGAGGGCTTTTGCGCTCAA ACCTGATTGGATTCACGCATTTTACCTTGGAAAGCTCTGTGAAAAGAAGGGATTTGCATCAGAGAGAGCATTATCCTACTATAGCAAAGCTGCATCTTTAAATTCTTCTGCGCTTGATCCTGCATATAGGATGCATGCATCTCGCTTGAAGTTACTCTACACTCAGGGTAAAGAGGACATAAACATTATCCAG GTTGTTGCTGCATACGCCTTCAGCCAATCAGCGAAAGAGGCAGTTTTGAATATGTTTAAGTGGAGCAGTCAAGATCCTCTGCACTCAGCTTCACATGAGAAGGATGCATGTCTTTCAGATGATCagaagaatgaagagaaaaaaattgaacctCATCTGTTGGATGAAGCTTGGCACATGCTTTATGATGATTGTCTCTCAGCACTTGAAATTTGTGTGGAAGGGGAATTGAAACATTTTCACAAGGCTAGATACAAGCTTGCTCAGGGACTGTATAAAAGGGGTGAGGGTACTGACCTGGAAAGGGCAAAGGATGAactttccttttgttttaaGTCATCTCGATCTGCTTTTACAATTAACATGTGGGAGATTGATGGTACTGCTAAAAAGGGGAG GAGGAAAAATCCGGGCCTTGGTGGAAATAAAAGGGTCCTGGAGGTCAGCTTGTCCGAAAGTTCTCGGAAATTTATTACTTGTATCCGGAAGTACATATTGCTGTACTTGAATTTGTTGGAGAAGACAGGAGATTTATGCACTCTTGAGAGGGCCTACATTTATCTCCGAACAGATAAGAGG TTCTCTTTGTGTCTGGGAGATATTGTTCCAATTGCCCTCGGAAAGTATATTCAACTCTTGTCATCAATTATCCGTAATGCTGAAAGTCATGGCTCATCTGATAAAATCATCTCTCATGAGCAAATGCTAGATAGGATGTTTACGACATTGATGGATCACGTGCACCTATGGTCAGATATAAGTAATATGCCTGAGGTGAACTGCCCAGATTTATCAGAGAGCAACCTCTGTGG TTATATCCACCAATACATTCACTTGTTGGAGAGTGACACTCGATCAGATACACTTGAAGCAGTACACGAGAAGATCCGCAAACGTTTCAAAAACCCAAAATTATGTTCTGTTAACTCTGCTAAAATATGCAAGCATGCATCTTTGGCCTGGTTCCGTTCTATTCTAATGAAGTTGGTCTCCATCACACCATTGCCTGATTCAGAGCATGTAAGTGATCAAGTTAATGATCCAGAAAATGAACTACTTTATGCTGATCTTGAACCTGATGAACTCTTGAGTTCATCTGTGGAAGGGGCTCATTCTAAGGGCATAGATATGAATTGGTACGAGGCtctatcaaaaatcaaaaatatccaaatcaggCAAGCatcagaagaaaacatagaagcTGCATCTGCTTTAATGAGATGTTCCTATAATTTCTATCGTGAGAGTTCTTGTGGTGCTCTCCCATCAGGTATTACTCTATACTTAGCTTCATCATCGAAGGTTCCAGAGGGAGGCATACATCAAATAAGAGATGGCAACCTTGGCATGAGTGTCCTTGACCTGAGTATCCCAAGAAAGCTTCTTTTGTGGTCATACACACTTGTGCATGGCCGTTACTCAAACATCTCTGCAGTCGTAAAATTCTGTGAAGATAATGCAAAG TCAAGGTTGAGAAGGGGAATTGCAACATATTCTGTTGGGCAGCCTGCAAGTGTAACCACAGGTTACAATCATCCAG GTGGAGGCAGAGAAAGAAATGATCGAGATGAGTACGGTGATTCTGAGGATAATCCATCCAGTACGCCACCATCATCTTCACATCAGGAGGAACCAATGCATGCCTCTACTTCTCTTGGTGCCATTGAACCTGGAAAACATTTTGATACTGGTCCCCAACTCCAAAAGTGCAGCTCATCCAAATCAATTGAAAATGTGCAAGAAGAGTGCAAAGGAAAACCTGctgattaa